In Xenorhabdus griffiniae, the genomic window ACGCTTGCCCGACCGGAATCAACAAACCGCCTCCTAGTCCTTGAATAAAGCGCCACAATACTAAATCATAGAAATGTTCCGCCAGACCAGAAAACAGAGCAGCTATAGAGAAAAGTAGCATCGAAGCTGCCATGATTTGCCGTGTGCCAAATCGTTCAGCTAACCAGCTACTAATAGGTATAATAAGTGTCAAACCCAGAATATAACTATTGGATACCCAAGCTACACTAGATTCAGAAACAGACATTTGATCGGCAATATTGGGCAAAGCAATTGACGACATAAAAATATTGATGCAATCAATAAAGAAACCAAGCAAAAATATTAATGCAATACGATAGCGATAACTCATTATTTTACCTCCGTTCGGGAAGTTTAATAACCATTGACTTATTTAGTCTATTAATTTAATTTAAACATTTAATTTAATTAGATTTAACAATGAAAATGCAACCTCATCTCAACCGGATACAAACATTTATTACCGTAGTAGAATGCGGATCTTTTACTCGTGCAGCGGAAACCTTATTTATTAGCAAAGCCGTAGCTAGCATTCATGTGAAAACACTCGAAGAAGATTTAAACATACCATTGTTAGTGCGTAATACTCGAGGCATTGCATTAACAGAAGCAGGAAGAGAGTTTTATGAGGATTTTAAAAAGATATTTAATAACATTCAGGATGCTTTTGATAATGTTGCGGAACGACATCACTCCCTGGCTGGGAAATTACGTATTACTTCCACCGTTGAGTTTGGTGAAAAATTTCTTCTTCCTTTAATCAGTCAATTCTGTAAAATTTATCCTCAATTAGAAGTTGGTTATTTTGCTGACTCAACTTTAAATGATTTAATTACAGAAAGAATTGATCTTGCGATTCGACTGGGGATATTAAATGATTCAACACTGAAAAGCAGGCATCTGGCTACTTATAAAATTAAACTAGTGGCTGCCCCAGATTGGATCGAACAAAACTCCGTTATTGAACCAATAGATCTGAATAAAGTTAACTGGATTGCCAACACTAACTTACAAAACCCAACTCAATGGGAATTAAATCATCCTATTTATCCCAAGATCAATGTCCGTGGGAAAGTGAAATATGCCTCAAATAACATTTCTGCAATTCGCTCCCTAACCTTGTCTGGTTTAGGCGTATCCATACTACCAGAATGGTTTATCAATGAGGATATAGCATCTGGTACTTTGGTAGAACTTTTCCCTGAATATTATCTACCAAAGCAGGAAATATCGATTGTATTTCCAAATAATGTGCAACTTCAACGTAAGAATCGTCTTTTTATAGATTATCTATTAGAAAACCTGGTTATGTGAGCAAGAAAAATAGTGATAATTTTGGGATCAAGGAGAGTGAGAAAATGGACTAAAAATAAACAGTCTTCATTCTCAATTCAAGGGAGTATATCGCTCAATTTGAAGTAACCAATTTTTATTGATCACTTCAATAATACTGTTTTAGTTCTCTTTATTATTAAGTAAACTGTTTAAACTATTAATGACTATTTCTCTGGTTTCACTCTTACGTATGACTGCATAGACATCAATATTCAAAGATTGAGCAGCAACGTCATCTAATTCTCTGTAACAAAGTCCTTTTTGATTAGAAATACATATAGAACGGGGCATGAGCGCCATTCCTTTTCCTCTTGAAATATCAGAAAGCATGATCAGTGAATCATCAGGTTCCTTACATCTCTTTAATAAGAACGGTAATTGTTGAAAATAATTTTCACATTTGTCATAAAAAAGAGGATTTGCATTTCTTGAAAACCAAAAAAGGGGGAGATCTGAAACCTCTGTAAGAGAAACTTTTTCTTTCAGACTAGCGGGATGAGAAGACGGCATTGCAAGCAAAAGGGGTTCACGGTAGAGCCAGTAAAATTTAAGATCATGTTCATTATGTAGACTCTTCTCTCCTATAATAACAATATCCATTTTACCTTTTGCAAGAAAATGTAAGAGCTGGCTAGAAACCAGATGTGGTGTGTCAATTTCATCTCCTGTCATAAGAGCTTTAATCTTATTATGGAGCTCCGATATATTGTTAAAATTTAGCGTACAAGTAAGTCCAATACGTAAATAAACTACCTCATTTTTAATTTCACGCATGAACAGAGTGAATTCATTGATGAGATGTGTTGCTTTTTCAACCAGTGCCAGCCCGTTGTTTGTCAGATGAACTTCATGAGTATTCCGGGTAAAAAGATCACAACCGAGAGTTTCTTCGAGGCATTTGATATGACGAGTCAGGGGAGGCTGTGTCATATGTAGCCTTTCTGCTGCCCTTCTAAAATTAAGCTCTTGAGCAACGGCTAAAAAACATTGTAACTGTTTTATGCTGGGTAGCTTATTATTAATGTTGTCCACAAATTCTCCATTCCATTAATTGAGTGGCATATTGAATGACAAACACATTATCCGCTCATTTTTTCACATTATGTCAATTTAAATCTTATGCAAATAATTTGTAAATTATTGAGTGCGAATAATAAGGCTAAATAGCGTTTCAAAATGATAGGCGTATTTCCTACCCCGTGCGAGGTAAGGAACTCCAACATCTGATACTCATCAGTATGATGAAAACCTATTTAGTGATATCAAAAATGAATTACAAAATTAACAATTCTCATGAAAATTCATCGTAGTATTTTGATATTTGAAGAGCTAAATAAGCGTTCTAAAAAATAATACTTTTGTGGCGTACAGTTCATGAACTTCTCGAATTACGCTCATAAAACCAGTATATGTAAGCTCCAATGAAAATTTCTTTGATTATGTGAAGATGAAAGAATGGGGCAACATTTAACATCTATTCAAAGGTTGTAATTCATGACATCAAAAATTAAAAGTCCTGAAATGTCGTTTAGGACATGGTTAGCTTTGTTTATTCTTTCAATATCAACGTTTACTATTGTGACGACTGAACTGGCTCCTGTTGGCCTGCTGACACCGATAGCAGATGGCCTTAATACTTCAGAGTCCAGCATTGGGATGACGGTATCACTGTACGCATGGGGTGGGGCATTAAGTGCGCTTTTTGCGTCTGTTTTTTTGGGAAATTTCCCCAAAAAGATCCTGTTGTTAACGCTGACAATCATCTTGGCTGTATCAAATATCTTGTCTGCAACCATTGATTCATTTGAAGTGCTCTTGGTTGCCCGTGTTATTGGATCTGTAGCCCATGGTGCTTTTTGGGCGATGATAGGTGCGACGACGGTAGCAATGGTTCCGATAAAGTATCTGGGTACAGCAACATCAATTGTCTTTGGTGGAGTTTCAGCCGCCAGCGTATTGGGTGTCCCTTTGTCTAACTATATCGGTTTGCACTTTGGTTGGCGCCAAGCGTTTTGGTTGATGGCACTACTGAGTGTGGTTGCATTCTTTGGCATCATGCTTCTTGTTCCTAAAGTTACAACTAAAAGTACAATTGGTATTAACGCCTTAAAAAGTGTGTTGAGTTCAGCCATACAATGGAAAATTTATGCGGCCACATTACTTGCTATTACAGCACACTTTGCTGCGTTTACTTTCATCGAACCCTGGCTCAATGCGCAACCAATATTTTCGAAGGATTTCATCCCTACAATCTTATTCATTTATGGTATTGCAGGTTTAGGCGGTAATTTCCTGACCGGCATTGTCATTGATAAACACCTTAAAACTACGGTCACACTGTCTGCTTTACTTATCGGGATTGTTCTTCTGATCTTAGGTATCAGAGCAGAATCACTATCCCGTACAGATATCCTGATAGCGATAGTTTTATGGGGCGTCGCAATTTCTGGGATTTTCGTGGGCTTCCAAACCTGGGTTCTCCGTCTGGCCGGCGATAAAACGTTTCCAGCATCTGCGGTTTATGTTTCGTTTTTTAACGGAGCAATCGGAATGGGGGCTTTAGTGGGAGCCTGGATGGTCTCAGCGTTGTCACTTCATGCACTCTTTGTGACCGCAGGTGCTGTAATCGCTCTGTCCATACTTATTATCTCTACGATCCCTTCTAACATTTCCACCAGTAACACTCTTACGGAGAAAGCTATATGAAACAAGGTACTGAACTGACAAATCATGGTCGGGACATTATGAATCAGTTAGAAAAAGGTCTCGCCGATAAAGTAATCAATCGCCTCAAAGAATTAGATGAAAACTTACCCTATCTGGTTACTGATTATGCATTTGGTTCAGTGGTCGGTCGCCCAGGTCTTGATCTTAAGACCCGTGAAATGCTCACTGTTGCTGCTTTAGTGAGTCTTGGTAATGCTCCGCAACAGTTGGAGTTACACATGCGAGGGGCGCTTAATGTTGGGGTAACACCTGAAGAGTTACTTGAGGTTGTTATACAGATGGCAGTTTATGCAGGAGTACCTGCATGTATGAATGGATTAACGGCATACCGTTCTGCTATTGCTGCTACAGAAAACCATTTTCCAACTGCATTAAGGGGTTAATTAACGTCATTCTTGTCCGAATTTATTAAAGCACAACAATAGGGGTATCTCTGGTAGGTAAATAAAAGCCGGATAAATGGGAGGTAGTAAAATAAGGTATTGAGCTGATTTGGTATTACCTGAAATTTAAATGATGTAATTATCTGATTTTGTTTAAGAATAGACGTTAATCACAATTTCATTGATGGACTTTTATTCATACTGGAATCCATAAATATTCCTGTTGTACCCTGTTTCGTCCATTTGATATTTATCGGAAGTCAGATCACAGGAGACAAGATGTCACACGTTATCTACTTATCACTAAAAGGCAAGAAACAGGGATTAATTTCAGCGGGTTGTTCAACGCCCGAATCTATTGGAAACCGCTATCAAATAGGCAGGGAAGACGAAATACAAGTACTGAGTGTCATCCATTCAGTGAGCCGTAACCAGAGTGCACATCATCACCCTGTTAGCTTTACTAAACTCATTGATAAATCCTCGCCGTTGTTAGCGATGGCAATCGACGGAAACGAATTGCTGGAAGCGCGCTTTATGCACTACCGGACAAGTCCGATGGGACAACTGGAACTCTTTTACGAAATCAAACTGACAGGCGCGACAATCGTTGATCTTGCCTATAATTATCCTCATTCCATTGATGATAACGGCGTAATCCCCCATGAAGTGGTGATGTTCGATTATAAATCTATCTCATGTCAGCATATTGCTGCGGGGACTTCGGGCTACAGCATTACACAATTAGCCGGGCGTGAA contains:
- a CDS encoding LysR family transcriptional regulator, producing the protein MKMQPHLNRIQTFITVVECGSFTRAAETLFISKAVASIHVKTLEEDLNIPLLVRNTRGIALTEAGREFYEDFKKIFNNIQDAFDNVAERHHSLAGKLRITSTVEFGEKFLLPLISQFCKIYPQLEVGYFADSTLNDLITERIDLAIRLGILNDSTLKSRHLATYKIKLVAAPDWIEQNSVIEPIDLNKVNWIANTNLQNPTQWELNHPIYPKINVRGKVKYASNNISAIRSLTLSGLGVSILPEWFINEDIASGTLVELFPEYYLPKQEISIVFPNNVQLQRKNRLFIDYLLENLVM
- a CDS encoding LysR family transcriptional regulator produces the protein MDNINNKLPSIKQLQCFLAVAQELNFRRAAERLHMTQPPLTRHIKCLEETLGCDLFTRNTHEVHLTNNGLALVEKATHLINEFTLFMREIKNEVVYLRIGLTCTLNFNNISELHNKIKALMTGDEIDTPHLVSSQLLHFLAKGKMDIVIIGEKSLHNEHDLKFYWLYREPLLLAMPSSHPASLKEKVSLTEVSDLPLFWFSRNANPLFYDKCENYFQQLPFLLKRCKEPDDSLIMLSDISRGKGMALMPRSICISNQKGLCYRELDDVAAQSLNIDVYAVIRKSETREIVINSLNSLLNNKEN
- a CDS encoding MFS transporter, producing MTSKIKSPEMSFRTWLALFILSISTFTIVTTELAPVGLLTPIADGLNTSESSIGMTVSLYAWGGALSALFASVFLGNFPKKILLLTLTIILAVSNILSATIDSFEVLLVARVIGSVAHGAFWAMIGATTVAMVPIKYLGTATSIVFGGVSAASVLGVPLSNYIGLHFGWRQAFWLMALLSVVAFFGIMLLVPKVTTKSTIGINALKSVLSSAIQWKIYAATLLAITAHFAAFTFIEPWLNAQPIFSKDFIPTILFIYGIAGLGGNFLTGIVIDKHLKTTVTLSALLIGIVLLILGIRAESLSRTDILIAIVLWGVAISGIFVGFQTWVLRLAGDKTFPASAVYVSFFNGAIGMGALVGAWMVSALSLHALFVTAGAVIALSILIISTIPSNISTSNTLTEKAI
- a CDS encoding carboxymuconolactone decarboxylase family protein — protein: MKQGTELTNHGRDIMNQLEKGLADKVINRLKELDENLPYLVTDYAFGSVVGRPGLDLKTREMLTVAALVSLGNAPQQLELHMRGALNVGVTPEELLEVVIQMAVYAGVPACMNGLTAYRSAIAATENHFPTALRG
- the tssD gene encoding Hcp family type VI secretion system effector, which translates into the protein MSHVIYLSLKGKKQGLISAGCSTPESIGNRYQIGREDEIQVLSVIHSVSRNQSAHHHPVSFTKLIDKSSPLLAMAIDGNELLEARFMHYRTSPMGQLELFYEIKLTGATIVDLAYNYPHSIDDNGVIPHEVVMFDYKSISCQHIAAGTSGYSITQLAGREEGKPLLSEFSDIKPLKKPLVEETPIKPAKHHARYRCVDDDGNLLTERKYRVCLPDGQVKEGKTDKQGYTQWHLTDDKKNLSFHILKD